TTGCTCCCGGGTAGATTTTCCGTTCAGTTCGTCGTGGTCCCCTCACGGCCCTCTAAGCAGTTGCCCCGCGGAAGTAGCCAAGTGTTCCGCCCCCTGGTTGCCATAACAGCAGTACGCGACGCCTCCTTGCGCCTTTCTCGTCTTTCAAAGCAGTCCTTCCTGGTCGGGGCCAAGACCCTCTCCGGAACCTCATCTTTAGTCGAGCAGAACCAGGGTCTGCGCCCCTTTGCGAGCGAAGGATTGTGTGGGAGGGTTGGAGACGGCGTCAGTCTGGTGCCCCAGAGGGGACAGGGAAATAGGGCTAGACGGGGTgggaaaattcaaagaaatgagTGGATCAGGTGTtagggatggaagggaagggaggggtgtaGGAGGCTGGTAGGAGAACGTGGCTTAAGGGGGAGATGGGAAGAACTGGGTAGAGGACAGTCCGGGAGAAGGGAGGCGGAGCTACTAGAAGACAGTTGGGGCCACTGTGAAAAAGCCTGGGAAGGCATCCTGAAGGGAGACAGGTCCTCGGTGGGAAGTCGGAAGCGGAGGTTGGGAGTCCAAATGAGACGCTCACAGGGATGAGGAAGGAAGCACGGTTGGGAGGAGGTCAGAGGTCAAGGGTGATGGGAAGGGGTACCCTGTCAATGGAGGCGAGGGAGCTGAGGGCTGGTCAAAGCTGAGGAGACGTTCTTTCTCAGGAGGAGCACTGAGCTTGATTTGACTCCGGAGCCTTCAGCCAGGAAGAAAGATGTCAGATGAAGATGATCTGGAAGACTTCGATGCAGACCAGGATGatctggaaaaggaagaggatgagagggagacagaggagtggGAGGActacaggaaggagggagaagaccTCTCTGAGGAAGTGCGAGCATGGGAGCAGAGGGGTCCTAGGGCAAAGGGATCCAGTTGGGCTGGAAAGGGATGCCTGACTCCACTTCTTCTTGCAGTGGTTGCCCACCCCCCTCACGGAGGACATGATGAAGGAAGGGCTTTCTTTGCTCTGCAAGACGGGCAATGGACTGGCTCATGCTTATGTCAAGCTGGAGGTTAAAGAGAGGTGCCTTTATGGGGGACCAGGAGAGGCCTTGAGGTTGTAGGGCCCAATTTCCTTTCTCATCCTCTTTCTTGGGTGCCTCAGCTGGGAATTTGGAGCTCTCTTACTTTGGCCAGTGGAAGGGAAGGGTAGAATTTACTTTTCTGGAGCCCTGTGACTCCATCAGAGCTGGCCTGGGGAATTGGAGGCTGTGAGGGTGTGTCGGGGGATTCCTCCTGGACTCCTTCACTTGTCCTTCACAGTGTTGGTTCTTGGCTCTCCACCAAAAAAAGGTCCCTGCTCCCTGTTAAGAACCCACCTACCTTCTGTCCCGCTTCCTTACCACTCCCATTTGTCACTCAATCTTCTCTCCATTAATAGGCCATCTCCCTATTGCTCCCTGCTTTAGCACCTCTGTCAGTCCTTGCTGGATTATTAACCCTAACTCTGGCCTTTGCCATCTCCTAGGGATCTGACAGATATCTACTTGTTGCGTTCCTACATCCATCTGCGCTATGTGGATGTTTCTGAGAACCACCTGACAGATTTGTCCCCACTCAATTTCCTTACACACCTGCTCTGGCTCAAGGCTGATGGCAACCATCTTCGGAGTGCCCAGCTGAATGAACTGCCCTACCTGCAGGTTGCCAGTTTTGCCTATAACCAGATCACTGACACGGAGGGCATCTCTCACCCTCGTCTGGGCAGCCTGGATCTCAAAGGTGGGTCCTTAGGTTGGGCTACAcgagattctttctttcctcgCGTGTGGCCAACAGAAATGGGCAGCGAGGTCTTTGGTTGTGCCACAGAGCaattttcactcattcatttattcattctgacaTCCATTATGATTTGTTGTGACATTTCTATGTGCTGGAGATGTagctgtaaacaaaacaaaatccttacTTGCATGTAGCTTCCATTCTGGTCAGGGGAGACAGACAACTATCAATGAACATAGTACATAAACAAATTTATATAGTACGTTAAGAGGCAATATGTGCTGTTGAAAAGTAAATTAGGGTAAAGGGAATGAATAGAGGCACAAGTGCAACTTCAAACAGGTTGGTAAGGACAAGTATCATTGAGAAGCTTGATATTGAGCAAATAtttgaaggaggagaaggagttAGCCGTGGGGATTGCTGGGGATTCTTCAGTCACTCCTCAAAGGCTTGGGTGAACATGTCCATTTGGCCCTTGTACTACCATACCACTTGCCCCAGGGCCCCGGGGTGTTAACTCTGGAGCTGTCCCTCCTCATATCCACCAGACAGGAGGATGCAGAGGCTCCCAACATTCAGGGTCTCCTGCTGAATATCTGGAGTGGCCCTCTGAGCTCCTAATACCCTCCTGCTCCTTAGGTAACCGCATCCGCATGGTGACAGGTCTGGACCCCCAAAAGCTGATCAGCCTGCACACCTTGGAGCTTCGGGGGAACCAGATAGAAACCACCCTGGGAATCAACCTTCCTAAACTGAAGAACCTCTTCTTGGTAGCTCACTGGATTAGAGGGTGGTTGGTGCAGGAAGGTGGGCACTGTTCTGGGGGCCAGGATGCCTGGTGTCTAGGAGGCTCAGCTACTAGCTTCATCATCATCGTGATAATTTGGTATCATTTCTTGAGCCCTTAGTTGGTGCCAGATGCTATGGGGACGCCAAGTTAAAGCAGACAAGGTACTTATCACCTAGCAGGGCTGATAATACATAATGCATAGGAATAAAGACAATTTGCTTTGATACAGGCAGTAGCATAATTTGCTCTAACTGAGGCACAGATACCAGGCAAAGGCAGCCACTTAAATGTCATGTTTTTGACTCTTGAGCTTCTTCATTCTAGGATAGTGCATTTCTCCTCAGTGGAGGCGTGGGGACTCTTGGGCCCGGGGATGGGTTGAAGCATCTCTCCTTAATCAAGAGGTGGCTTTGGTGGGATGAGCAGTAGGAGGTTACTGCTGACCTTTCTCTGGACTGGAAGCATCTCCTAGTCTTCTTTACTCTCTACACAACCTCTAcccacctccactcccctccTGCACTCCTTTGTCTCCACTCTTAGGTTGCCTCTGACTTCTCTTCCCTGTCCCTGCTACTTTCTCCCAATCTATGCACTGTATCCTGGGGTCTAGGCCCAGAACATGCTGAAGAAGGTGGAGGGCTTGGAGAGCCTAAGCAATCTCACTACCTTGCATCTTCGAGACAACCAGATTGAGACTCTGAGTGGCTTCTCCAAGGAAATGACATCGTTACAGTATCTCAACCTGAGGTATGTACCCCCTCCAGGCCCCACCTTGCCCCTACCCTGGACCAGGAGCAGCTTTTGACCCCATATTCCTCCCTGGCCCCAAAGTCCCAATCCTAGTTCACTCCCAGATTCTCACCTCAACCTTCATCCTGATCTTTACCCCTCCTTTCCTTACTGTCTTCTGCATTCAGTCCTAATTGCAACACTGAGACCTTTATAGCCTGAGACTCCCGAATCTTTATTCACTCCATCCACAGTTCTTGAGAACATGCTATATGCCAGGGCTTTGTGCTGTGTTTTGGCAACATTTAAAGGAATCAGAGACGGTCCCTGTCCTCAAGGGACTCAGAGTCTGGCTCCAATTCTCTTTTCTTGGTCCTATTCCATGTAAATTTCTGCTGCCCTTCTCCCATCTCCGGGACCCTTATTCCCCATCCcatttcctgcctctcttctcctGAGCCCCACCTGTAAGGGATGGCTCCCTTACCGATATAAAACACAAGATGTGCTCAGATTTGAGGAGAGAAGAGTATTTGAAAGAAATTCTCTAGATAGAAAGGCACTAGGGATCAGGGGGTGATTTTCTTTCAGCAACCCTTGTCTGATGGAGGATTTCATGTGTGTTTCTTTAAGCAAGATGTAAGGACACTGCCTCCTTAGTCAACATGGCCAAATTCTTAAAGCTggcaaaggaaagagaatctcCAAGTAAAGAGATGTGATTGCACCTTGAAGCTCCAATTCCTGCCATGGCTTCTGGAGCAATCTCTTGCTAATTAGTTCTGCCATATTGgtcaggcagggctggggctgcagggtggcagggcggcgggggtgggcggTGGGCTCCTTTCCTTTAATGGTCTAGCCTGAGATAATGGACCCTCCTCAATGGCTGTTAATGGGGGTTGTTTGGAAGTTCAGTGTAGTGGGGAAGAGGTAGCTCAATGACTGGGCAATggaatgcacaggacagcccagCACGAAGTGCAGTGGGAGTAGGGCTCCCAGTGAGAAACACCCTGTGAGGTGTAGTCACCTCCGTTGAGGTTAAGGCTGAAAAAACAATTAAACCTGATTTCCTAGAGGCATGAGACaagaacatgaaaataaacatattttatgtttaatgagGCGCATTAGGAGATGAAGCTTGTTCTTCAGGCCGGGAGGCCCCAGACCGTCTCTAGCTCTAGGCTCCTTCCTGAACGCAGCACCCACATTGCACCACTCACCTCCGTGAACTTAAAGCCCAGCTCCTTGTCCACTGGCCTGCCTCCTACTTGCTAACCTTTGACTAGGTAGGATTGATAACAGAAGAAGTTTGGCTTTGCAAGGGAgatgtcccccctcccctcccaactACAAGACAGGGCTGGGACCTAGCTTTGCTGCTCCAAAAGGACAAATACGACTGGTGCATTACAGAACAGACCATGGTGCTCCCAGGTTCctggaagggcagaggcaggactgGAGCAGGTTGGACAGACAGCCCCTCTGCTGCAAAGCTGGCAATGCTGAGCACGCCAGTCCGCAGAGGCAGGTTCTAGGGAACCCGGTGGGAGATTCCCTCAGAGGCCCCATTCCTGGGAGCTGGCCCCCAAAGCCCATTCTGCCCCAGGGTGAATCCCTCCTGACCACTCCGGCAGGGGCAACATGGTGACCCACCTGGGAGAGCTGGCCAAGCTTCGGGACCTGCCCAAGCTGCGAGCCTTGGTGCTGTTGGACAACCCGTGTACAGATGAGAGTGACTATCGCCAGGAGGCCCTGGTGCAGATAGCACACCTCGAACGCCTGGATAAAGATTTCTACGAGGAGGAGGAGCGGGCTGAGGCTGATGAGATCCGTCAGAGGATGAAGGAGACCCAGGAGCAGGAGGCTGAGCCTGAGCACAGCTTCGAACTGGAGCAGTCTTCCATGTAGCAGCAGCTCTTTTAGCCTCCAAGAATAGTAAGgaagcagacagagaggcaggaagaggaggCCAGGGGTCTGGCAGCCAGGGGAAGAGAAGCTGCTACGGGAGGAGGTGGCTGAGGCAGGGACATGGCGGGAGAACCCTTGGAAAGACCAGAGTTAGGAGTCAAGGGGTGTCTCAGAGTGAGTAGAGAGGACCAGGAGGGCTTGGGAGGAGCTGAGGAAAGGCTTAGGAGAATACATTAGGGGAGGAAAAGTAACCAAAGAGAATCTGGGAGGCTGGCAGAGATGCTGGTGGGGGGCTGGTGGCCACGTGCGACACACAGTGGAGATCAGCTGGAAAGGATAGGTCTGGGGTGTGGTGAGGGGtagggggaaggggtggaggtggTGGTTGAGGATGGAAgctgaggggaggcaggggaggaagatCTTGCACTAAAAATCTGAAGCTAAAAATAACAGGAAACAGGGGTtctgggaagaaaggagggaaaatgaggcagaaagaGACTGGGGAGGTGAGCCCAGGGAGGTGTGGCCCCTGGGCACCGGTGATGGGGTCACAGGCAGCACGGGGAATGCAGTAAAAGGCCCAGAGGCTTTACTTCTGTCCTCTTCCTCCAGGAGATCAAAGACACTGGCCCTAAGACCCGAGAAGACTCCCAGTTAGGGGGGCTTCCACGTTCACCCCCCTCATCCTGAGACAGAGCATGCCCTCTCTTGCCTCACACCTGGGAATTCATCACAGCTTGCTGTCCAGGCTCTGGGTGGGCACCTGGGCCACGTCCGGTGGGCCTGAGCCCTGCCtggaacgtgtgtgtgtgtgtgtgtgtgtgtgtgagtgtgtttgggTGTGTGGCAGCCCTCGGGCAGGTATGGGAAAATCAGGCCTGGATGGGCCCAGGGGATGCTCCTAGAGTTGGCTGCAGAGGAGCTGCGGAGGCGGCTGGGTGTGTTACAACAGTTCGGTTTTCAAATAAAGAGACATTTTGATACTCTGTGTCTGACTGGGGTTGTGAGACACCAAGTCTGTCATGGGCTTCACTGGTGTGAGGCTGTGCCTGTTACCTTCGAGGGGGGCAGAGCGTGGGTGTGAGCGCGTGTGGGTGCTGGGGGCCAGGTCCTGGGTCGCCCCTAGCCCCTCCCCCATAGCTCTCCCCcgcgccctcccccaccccgccccccacaggcCCCCCACCCGCACTCCTACGTGCGCCTCCGCCGGAGGCTCCTGACTCATCGGGGGCTCCGGGTCACATGCGCCCGCCCGGCCCTATCGGcgcctccccccgcccgccccccgcccgccgcccgggagccgcagccgccgccgccgccgccgccgccaccactCCCGCTCTctccgcgccgccgccgccgccaccgccatCGCCACAGGCTGAGTCTGCAGCCCCGAGGTGAAGCCCCAGCGGGCCCCTGCACCCCTCCGGCCCCCTCCCCTCGCCGCCGCGCCCCCCGCCCTTTCCCCTGGCCTGCGCGCATCCCTCGCCCCGTGGCGCTGCGCACCTGCTCAGTCATCTGCACCTCCCCAGGcaccctccctcccaggcctTCTAGGACCGCTCCTCTCGGTTAGTGGCGGTCGCCCCCTCCTCATCTGGGCGTCAGGTCTCTCCGCACCTGTTTCTAACTGCGCCTTTCTCCACCCttgcctgcccctctccctcggcccctctccgCCTCCGGTTCTGTCGCTGTTAAGTTCGGGGTCTCCCTGGGCTGTGCATTTTTATCCTGGCACGTCCCTTGGCTTTGCATCTGGAGAAACGTCTTCTCTTCCCATTCTTCAGCATCCCTAGACTTCTGaactcccctctctccccttcctcccccatacTGCCCCTCTCCTTTTACATTGCTTCTCGCCGCTGgatgggggagggatgggaggaggggagaatttGTCTAGGGgctggcgtggggtgggggggaaggatgTGCCCAGCGTTACCTCTCCCCCCAGATCTCttttccctccccgcccccgctgcAACCCCCAGGGTCTGAGGGCTTCTCCAGGACCCTCTCCCCAGACTTCTGTACTGTCCATCTCTTGGGAAGAGGAGGGACGTATGTTTAGGAGAGAGACTGGGATCTTggagtggggttgggggtgtTAGGTTGCGGGGGAGGAGGGCTCTGGAGGAGAGGCCCCAGACAGCCCATCCTCTTTTGTCAACAAGGAGAAATGCAAGTCTGGCAGCCATTACACTCTGAGATCTGGGGGAACCCCACCACGAATCCGCTGCTGGAGCTACTGAGGGGGTCGAGGGAACCTGTGCTagtgcccctccctcctcactgcGGTGTCCTCCCTTCTCACCCGTTTGATCCTACCCCGCCCCCCACTGCATTGACCTCCCCTTCCTCACTGCATTGACCTTCTCtccccgtggggggggggggatcccttCTAAAGCCGGGACTGCAGccagctcctccccaccccccacccactgcAGTAACCTCTTTCCCATGGCTCCCAGTCTCTGGCCCCTCCCACTGATCAGGCTCCACCTCTCTAAACCTCttatctttctccttcctttccttccacccaATAACTCAGCCATCATGTCGATAGAGAAGATCTGGGCGCGGGAGATCCTGGACTCCCGTGGGAATCCCACGGTGGAGGTGGATCTCTACACCGCCAAAGGTAGTGGGCAGGGCATGGGCCTTCCCACAGCCCTCAGGCTGGGTTTCCCCTGGCTAGGGAGGGGAAGCTGCCTTGATTCCCAGTGGGGATGGGGTGCTGGGCCAGGTTCACCAGCCTGGACTGTGGGGGTTGGATACTTCTTGTCCAGCGGAGCCCAGATAGGCTCATCTCTGTGTTCTATTTTATGTATGGGATATATCCTGCCTCCGCAGGcctgtgtgtgtacctgtgtgcgtgtgtgcatatgtgtgctgCCTGCATAGCTTCATATCTGTGGGTTCCTACTTGTACTTGTGGGACCTCAACTGGGCAGATGAGGCCCCTGCttatgctttgtgtgtgtgtgtgtgtgtgtgtgtgtgtgtgtgtgtgtatgttagcAGTGTGGGGATAGGTTAGAGCTAGAAAGCTGAAGGAATCCCTGGTCCCTGTAgtgtccttctctgtccctccttatTTCGTGTCCCTCTCTCAGGTCTCTTCCGGGCTGCAGTGCCCAGTGGAGCCTCCACTGGTATCTATGAGGCCCTGGAGCTGCGGGATGGGGACAAACAGCGTTACTTGGGCAAAGGTGaggccttttctcttttccagactCTCCCATCCCTCAGCTTTATActcctacctcacaccagtcCACAGCCCCCTTCTTGCCTGCGCCCCACTTCTGGCCCTTCCCAGCCTGACCCAGtctggcctctctgcctctccccaggtgTCCTGAAGGCAGTGGACCACATCAACACCACCATTGCTCCAGCCCTCATCAGCTCAGTGAGGCCTGCTCTTTGCTGGGGGCGGTGGTGGGCAGGACCAGGGTCCTGGAAGCAATCCTggatgaggggaggagggagagaagggagattcCTCTTGGGAATCATACTTCTCGAGGAGAGTGTGGGGAgactccttccccacccctgctcccaaTCCAGACAGGCCTGCTTTCACAGAAACCTGGTTGGCTGCTGGCCAGCTGTGAGCCTATGTGGGAATGGGGTGGGGCCCTCTGCCTCCGGGCCCAGCCTCCATCCTGGCCTGGGGTGATGGTGGCTCTGTCTACAGGGTCTGTCGGTGGTGGAGCAGGAGAAGCTTGACAACCTGATGTTGGAGCTGGATGGGACCGAGAACAAATGTAAGCCAGGGCTGGGAGAAAGTGAGGAGGTGTGAGCAGGGTGGGTGTGTGGAGCACACAGGGCACTGAAGGGGCCAGTGCTGTGGGGACTTCCTTCGGAAGGCTGTCTGGACTAGCCCACCTTCCATTCTCCTCTCAAAgccagagcaagagaagaagaattTAACCACAGTAGGAGGGAGTGACATTAGACAGAAGAACTTTGCAGCGTGAAGGGGGGGAGCTGGCAGCGGACAGTCTGGCCTCAAGATGTTTAGAAATAGGTGGAGCTGTCTGCCCTTTCCCATTACatcgagtgtgtgtgtgtgtgtgtgtgtgtgtgtgtgtgtcctgctaTTTTCAGGAGAGGACTGATGAGGTGTCGCAggagtggagaggggagaggggttctCTTTTACTGGCTCCTTTTGGGGTATATAAGTGGAGTCAAGGGCTCGGAAATTTAGGGGACATTTTGCTCAGTGCCTTCCTCTGTAATCTCCCAGCCAAGTTTGGGGCCAATGCCATCCTGGGTGTGTCCCTGGCCGTGTGTAAGGCAGGGGCAGCCGAGCGGGAATTGCCCCTATACCGCCACATTGCTCAGCTGGCCGGGAACTCAGACCTCATCCTGCCTGTGCCGGTGAGCACTGCGCCACGCCTGTGCCTGTCCCAGtcccaggggtgggtggggggagagcatgAAACCTTGTGAAgaatgatgggggtggggggggggagtgcattGAGGCAcctaaagagaaaggagagagacttGAGACTTTGAGCCTGGGAAGCTGGAGCAGGTGTGGGATCTTGGGTTAACAAcccaggggcagaggagggaagtgCTCTGTGACTTTTCTGTCCTGTGGCCCCCCAGGCCTTCAACGTGATCAATGGTGGCTCTCATGCTGGGAATAAGCTGGCCATGCAGGAGTTTATGATCCTTCCAGTGGGCGCTGAGAGTTTTCGCGATGCCATGCGACTTGGGGCGGAGGTCTACCACACACTCAAGGGGGTCATCAAGGACAAATATGGCAAGGATGCCACCAATGTGGGAGATGAAGGTGGCTTTGCCCCCAACATCCTGGAGAACAGTGAAGGTGAGGCCAGGAGCCCTACTCCCTGCTTTAAGTCTTGCTCTGTCCTTGGACATCAGGAAGGGCCACACAGCTCCCCAGATCCTGAGGAGTATGGGTGGGAGGCCCTTGAGCCAGCTGAAGGAGGAACCCATACCGGAGTGGGTCCCAGAGGGCCTGCCACATTTACAGGCAGGCCTAAGAGGACAGTCTTCACCTGTCCAGCTGGGAATGCTGGGAGGTGGTCTAAGTGACTTGGAGGATCCATCCTGGACTTGAACTTTGTAGGATTCTCAGTTTGATGAGATGTACTGTACTGTAGGGATTCAATTCTGAGTCTATCCCATTTCTACCCCCAACCTCTCAGGTCTCTAAGATCCCTAATTTTTCTCTGCTGTGGGAGGAGCTATCTAGTGAATAGAAACAATaacaggaaggggcgcctgggtggccagttgagtgtctgactcttgatttcagctcgggttatgatctcagagctgtgggaccgagccctgctttgggctctgtgctgagtgtggagcccgcttaagatttgctctctctttctttctgccctccccactctcaacttaaaaaaaaaaaaacaaaacaataacaggAAGTGGCTAAGAGTTCAGGTTCTGGGGTCAAATTGCCTGGATTTGAACCTTGACTTAAGAGTTACTGGCTAGTGATCTTTCTTACTCAGCTTCTCTGTGCTTGTCTTTcttgcctataaaatgggaacaacaaCAGTATCTCCCTCTTAGCACCATTGTACTTAGGTGACATAGCCCataataaatgatagctattgaCAAAAAAACCTGTTACAAACAGAATTCCATTCCTCTGTCCTCTTAGAAGATGGTCTGCTCTTCCCAGACCTGGGATGACCCTAACAACAATTGTAGCCAGGCTTCTTCCCAGCACCAGTCCTGTGCCTCGgctctgaatttctttctttttcacattccTCTTTGCCCACCCTTCCTGCTGGTGATCCCACTGTATTCCATCCCCAGCCTTGGAGTTGGTGAAGGAAGCCATCGACAAGGCTGGCTACACAGAAAAGATTGTCATTGGCATGGACGTCGCTGCCTCGGAGTTTCATCGCGAAGGCAAATATGACTTGGACTTTAAGTCTCCTGCTGATCCCTCCCGATACATCACTGGGGACCAGCTGGGGGCCCTCTACCAGGATTTTGTCAGGGACTATCCTGGTGAGAACAAGGGCTATGGGAGGGAGGGCAGCGCAAGGGTCAAGGGGCAGGCGGGGATGTGTGGGGCAGCCTGGGACCTTGTGGGGCACTGACTTAGGTGCCAGGTGGAGGTGTCCTAAGCAGAGCCAGAGAACCAGGACAGGGGCCAAAGAGCCTTCTGCAGGGGCTGGCTTTGTATGTAATGTAAATGTGCAGGTACCTATGGTGAATCTGTTTCATCTGCTTCCGGTCCTAATTAAACTCGTGTGTCCCGCAGTGGCTGGGATCACGGGGAGGGCTTTGGAAGGAACCAGTCATGGTGAGAGGGTGACTGGGCCCAGCAGGGAGCTTGTACCTATCAGTGTTTTTGACTGATGAAGCTGTGGATGCTGAGTAGAGCTGGAAGCGCTGTGGGGGTAGGATGGGAAGGCTGAGGAGGAGCTGAACTACCCTCTCCAAACCCACTAAAGGCTGTGACTcctgcagggaggaggctggtTTCCGTTTCcctgagacagagcaagacataAATGCAAAATGAGGGATTTAGAATAGCACAGAGGGAAAGCTTCCTGGTAATGAAGGTGGGAAAATGCAAAGGCAGTTACGAGAAAGATCCCGAACGCTTGTTTTTTTGGAAGGTGTTCGGAAGGTGTCGGGCGTGATCGCATAGTGGTTAGTGCTCCTCGTTGTGTGGAAGGTTTTCAGAAAGAATCTAGGTAAGTGTCAGGGCAGGCTTATTTCGGAGGCAGGGAAGCAAGGATGAGCAGGCTAAGTTAGCCAGGGGATGTATCCATTTCAGGGAATCACAGGGTGGGTGTTCCTGCCTGATGCAAGCCCCAGGGAGGGTCAGcggcccctcctgctctccctgcagTGGTCTCCATCGAGGACCCCTTTGACCAGGACGATTGGGCCGCCTGGTCGAAGTTCACAGCCAATGTAGGGATCCAGATCGTGGGCGATGACCTGACAGTGACCAACCCAAAGCGTATCGAGCGGGCAGTGGAGGAAAAGGCCTGCAACTGTCTGCTGCTCAAGGTCAACCAGATCGGCTCAGTCACGGAAGCCATCCAAGCGTGAGTGTCCCCTGGCTCTCCCCTACCCGGCCCCTGTTTCTACAGGATGCCTCTGGCAAGTGCTCCCAGCCTCGTCCTGGCATAGATGCTGAAGAGAGCGGGGAACCTGCAGTCACCTTCCCAGCTCTTCCGgctctgtcccctccaccccatgCCCTGTGCCCCTCCCAGAGAGCTTCCTGccaggtgtttgtttgtttgtttgtttgttttagtttatttatttatttt
The genomic region above belongs to Prionailurus bengalensis isolate Pbe53 chromosome B4, Fcat_Pben_1.1_paternal_pri, whole genome shotgun sequence and contains:
- the LRRC23 gene encoding leucine-rich repeat-containing protein 23, producing MSDEDDLEDFDADQDDLEKEEDERETEEWEDYRKEGEDLSEEWLPTPLTEDMMKEGLSLLCKTGNGLAHAYVKLEVKERDLTDIYLLRSYIHLRYVDVSENHLTDLSPLNFLTHLLWLKADGNHLRSAQLNELPYLQVASFAYNQITDTEGISHPRLGSLDLKGNRIRMVTGLDPQKLISLHTLELRGNQIETTLGINLPKLKNLFLAQNMLKKVEGLESLSNLTTLHLRDNQIETLSGFSKEMTSLQYLNLRGNMVTHLGELAKLRDLPKLRALVLLDNPCTDESDYRQEALVQIAHLERLDKDFYEEEERAEADEIRQRMKETQEQEAEPEHSFELEQSSM
- the ENO2 gene encoding gamma-enolase isoform X1, with product MSIEKIWAREILDSRGNPTVEVDLYTAKGLFRAAVPSGASTGIYEALELRDGDKQRYLGKGVLKAVDHINTTIAPALISSGLSVVEQEKLDNLMLELDGTENKSKFGANAILGVSLAVCKAGAAERELPLYRHIAQLAGNSDLILPVPAFNVINGGSHAGNKLAMQEFMILPVGAESFRDAMRLGAEVYHTLKGVIKDKYGKDATNVGDEGGFAPNILENSEALELVKEAIDKAGYTEKIVIGMDVAASEFHREGKYDLDFKSPADPSRYITGDQLGALYQDFVRDYPVVSIEDPFDQDDWAAWSKFTANVGIQIVGDDLTVTNPKRIERAVEEKACNCLLLKVNQIGSVTEAIQACKLAQENGWGVMVSHRSGETEDTFIADLVVGLCTGQIKTGAPCRSERLAKYNQLMRIEEELGDEARFAGHNFRNPSVL
- the ENO2 gene encoding gamma-enolase isoform X2, with protein sequence MLELDGTENKSKFGANAILGVSLAVCKAGAAERELPLYRHIAQLAGNSDLILPVPAFNVINGGSHAGNKLAMQEFMILPVGAESFRDAMRLGAEVYHTLKGVIKDKYGKDATNVGDEGGFAPNILENSEALELVKEAIDKAGYTEKIVIGMDVAASEFHREGKYDLDFKSPADPSRYITGDQLGALYQDFVRDYPVVSIEDPFDQDDWAAWSKFTANVGIQIVGDDLTVTNPKRIERAVEEKACNCLLLKVNQIGSVTEAIQACKLAQENGWGVMVSHRSGETEDTFIADLVVGLCTGQIKTGAPCRSERLAKYNQLMRIEEELGDEARFAGHNFRNPSVL